GTAGTAGACGTCGAGGTCGCTGATCTCGATGCGACGGGTCACGATGGGTTCCTTCAGGTTCGGGGGGAGAAGTAGCGGCTGACGAGCCGGGCGAGGAGGTTGAGCAGCATGACGATGGCGATGAGGGTGAGCGCTCCGGCCCAGGCGCGGTCGATCGAGGCCCCGCCCTGGGCGTACTGGCGGTACACGTAGACCGGCAGCGTGGCCACCCGGCCCTCGAAGGCGTTCCAGTTGACGCCCGCGGCGAGGCCGACGGTCACGAGCAGCGGCGCCGTCTCCCCGATCACCCGCGCGATCGCGATCATGATGCCGGTGGTGATGCCGGCGATGGCGGTGCGCAGCACGACCTTGACGATCGTGAGCCAGCGCGGCACGCCGAGGGCGTAGGCGGCCTCCCGCAGCTCGTTCGGCACGAGCCGCAGCATCTCCTCCACGGAGCGCACCACGACCGGGGTCATGAGCACCGCGAGCGCGACGCCGCCGATGACGGCGGCCTTGTAGGCCGGGCCGAACAGGATCGTGAACAGCGCGAAGGCGAAGAGGCCGGCGACGATCGAGGGGATCCCGGTCATGACGTCGACGAGCAGGGTGATCCCGCGCTTGAGGGGGCCGCGCCCGTACTCCACGAGGTAGATGGCCGTGAAGATCCCCAGCGGGATGGAGATGACGGCCGCGATCCCGGTCACCTGCAGGGTGCCGATGATCGCGTGGTAGACGCCGCCGGAGACCATCGACCCGTACACGCCGACCATGTCGGTGTTGAGGAACGTCCAGCCGAAGCGGGAGATCCCGTTGCTCACCACGATCCACACGAGCGAGACGAGGGGGATGAGGGCGAGCACGAAGGCCCCGCACACCGCGATGGTGGCGAGGCGGTCCTTGCGGCGGCGATGGGCCATCGGCACCGGCGTGGGTTCGGGGATCGGACGGCGGACGCGGCCGGACCCGGCCGGGTCTGGGCGGGTCCGGCCCGCGTCGGCGGCGGAGGCGCGGGATTCGGCGGCGGTTGCGGGCGCGGTCATCAGTTCGCTCCGTCGAATTGGGCGCGGCGGGCGACGATCCAGCGCGCGAGCAGGTTCACCGCGAAGGTGAGGATGAACAGGATGAGCCCGGTGGCGATGAGCACGTCGACCGCGATCCCCGAGGACTCCGGGAACTGGGCGGCGATATTCGCCGCGATCGAGCTGTGCTGGCCGGGCTTGAGGAGGAAGAAGTTGATCGCGAAGCCGGGCGAGAGCACCATGAGCACCGCCATGGTCTCCCCGAGGGCGCGCCCGAGGCCGAGCATCGAGGCGGAGATGATGCCCGACTTGCCGAAGGGCAGCACGGCCTGGCGGATCATCTCCCAGCGGGTGGCGCCGAGCGCGAGGGAGGCCTCCTCGTGCAGCCGCGGCACCTGCAGGAACACCTCGCGGATCGTCGCGGTGATGATCGGCATGATCATGACCGCGAGCACGATGCCGGCGGTGAGCACGTTCCGGGCGGGGGCCTGGTAGCCGGCGAAGATCGGGATGAACCCGAGGGTCGAGCTGAGCCATTCCAGCACCGGGCTGATGAGCGGCTGCAGGAACGCCATCCCCCAGAGCCCGAACACGACCGAGGGGATCGCGGCGAGCAGGTCGATGAGGTACCCGAGGCCGGACGCCAGCCGGCGCGGGGCGTAGTGCGAGATGAACAGCGCGATGCCGATGCTCAGCGGCACGGCGATGACGAGCGCGATCGCGGAGGAGAGCACGGTGCCGAACGCCAGCGGGGCGACGTAGCCCCAGAAGCCGGCGCCCTGGGTGGCGTCGGCGACCTCGCCGGGCGAGGCGGTGAACGCGGGCCAGGCCCGCACGAGCAGGAAGGCGGCCACGGCGGCGAGCGCGATGAGGATGGTCACGCCGGCCCCGGTGGAGATCGCCGCGAAGAGGCGGTTTCCGAAGCGGCCGGAACGGCTCTCCCCGCCGAGCCCGGAACTGGCCGGGCTCGGCGGGGAAAGGCGGGGAGTTGCTGAGGTCACGAGAACTCCAGTACGCGAATCAGTTCGCGCTGATTGCTGAGATGGCGGTCTCGACCTTCTGGCGGAGGTCGGCGGAGATCGGCGCGGAGCCGGCGACGTCGGGCTCCGCGGCGCGGGCCTGACCCGCCTCGCTCGCGACGTAGGTGAGGTAGGCGGCCACGTTGGCGGCCTGGGCCGGGTCCTCGTACGTGGAGCAGGCGATGAGGTAGGAGACGAGCACGATCGGGTAGGAGCCCGACTCGGTCGTGTCCCGGGCGAGCTCGATGGTCAGCCGCAGGTCGGTGGCGTCCTCGGTCGGGGGCGAGACGTCGACGACCTTGGCCGCGGCCTCCGCGGACAGCGGCACGAACTGGCCGCCGACGCCGACCGCCACGGTGCCCAGGTCACCGACCCGGGAGGCGTCGGCGTAGCCGATCGTTCCCTCGGCGGCGGAGACGACGTCGATCATCCCGGAGGTCTGCTGACCGGACTGGGTGCCGGCGATCGGCCACTCCTCGACCGGGCCGTGGGTCCACACGTCGGGGGCGACGGCGGCCAGGTAGTCGGTGAAGTTCTCGGTCGTGCCGGACTTGTCCGAACGGTTGACCGGCACGATCTCCAGGTCCGGCAGCTCGATCTCCGGGTTGGCGGCCACGATGGCCGGGTCGCTCCAGTTGGTCACCTCGCCCGCGAAGATGCCGGCGATGGTCTCGGGCTCGAGGTTGACGTGCTCCGCCCCGAGGGAGGGCAGGTTGAACACGATCGCGATCGGGGAAATGTACAGCGGCAGCTCGAGGGCCTCGCCGCCGAGGCACCGGGCACCGGCCTCCTCGAGCTCCTCGGGGCTGAGCGCCGCATCGGAACCGGCGAACTGCACGGTGCCGTTGAGGAACTGCTCGCGCCCGGTGCCGGACCCGGTCGGGTCGTAGTTGACGGTCACGTCCGGGTTCGCCTCGGTGAACCCGGCGATCCAGCCGAGGGCGGCGTTCTCCTGCGAGGAGGCGCCCGAGCCGGCGATCATGCCGGAGAGCTCGGAGGCGGCGCCGCCGCCGGGGGCCGCGCCGTCGGCCGAGGTGTTCCCGCCGTTGTTCGCGGGCCCGCAGGCGGTCAGGACCAGCGCGGCCGCGATGACGGAGCCGGCGACGGCACCCGCCCGGCGGGCCGAGCGTCGAATCGGAGCAATGCTCACGGTGGTTGTCCCAATCTGTTCAGGTCGTGGGCCGCGAACTCCGCGGCCACGGCCCACGTTAGGAACCCCACGTGACGCCGGATCCTCGCGCCGGTGACGCCGGGCTGACGCCCGGGTGAACAGTGGGTGAACGAACCTCAGCTGCGCCCGCGGTACAGCTCGGCGGCCACGACGGCCGGCTTCTTGCGGCCCGGTTTGGCCGGGTTCCGGCGGATGGGCCGGCCGATGTGGGCGATGAGCACCTCGCCGGTGCGCAGATACGGATCCGCGGCGGGCAGCCGGGCCGCCACCGGGTCCGGGGCCCGCGCGGCGAGCGCGGCGAGGGCCACCGGGAGCACCGGTCGATGCGTACAGACGACGGTCGCCGGCTGTCGTAGCGAGAGCACCGACTCGAGCACGGCCCGCGCGCGGTCCGGTGCGTGGCGGGCGCCGTCCTCGGTCAGTTCCTCGAGCACGGCCACCGGCACGCCGGCGGCCTCGGAGTAGGGGGTGACGGTCAGGGCGCACCGCGCCCACGGCGAGGTGAGGATGCGGGCGGTGCCGTAGGCGGACAGGATCGGCACGAGCGATCGCGCCTGATTCTGCCCGGTCGCCGTGAGCGGACGGGTGTCCTCCCCGCCCTGCCAGGCGGATCGGCGCCGGGCGCGTCCGTGCCGCACGAGCAGCACCGGCCAGGTCGCCAGCGTGCCGTCCGCGTGCAGCTCGAGCAGGGCCATGAGCGGGGCCCGGTCGGCGCGGCGGGTGAGCATCTCCAGGGCCTGCACCGCCTCGACCCACCGGGCCTCGTCGACCTCCTCCGGGGTGGTCGGCACGGCGGTGGAGTGGTCGATCCCCGCGGCCGGGGTGGCGGCCCAGTACCAGCACACCTTCGGGGTGCCGCCGCCGAGCACGTAGCGCACGGTCGGCAGGGGCCGCCCGAGCACGGCCTCGACCCCGGTCTCCTCCCGGACCTCGCGCACGGCCGCGGCGGGCAGCGTCTCGTGCTTGTGGAGCTTCCCCTTGGGCCAGGACCAGTCGTCGTAGCCGGGCCGGTGCACGAGCAGCACCTCGAGGTGGCCGCCGGCGAGCCGCCAGAGGAGGGCGCCCGCGGCGTGCACGGGCTTCTTGGCGCCGGACACCCCTAGCGGCCCGTCGACCGGTGCGGCGCCGCGGAGCGGTACGTCGCGCGCATCATGGGCCGGTGGGAGGACATGAGCAGTTCCTGCAGGTCGGCGAGCCGGTTGCCGTCGGCGTCGCGGTCCGCGCGGCGCCAGAAGATCCGACCGTTCCGGCCCGGGCGATCGGGCGGACCCTCCGGGTCGTACAACTGGTGCCAGCTGGCGGTCGAGGGGGACATGGCCACGTCGATGAGGCTGACGAGTTCGGCGACGTGTTCGTGATCGACCACCCGGATGAGCACCTCGATGCGGCGGTCGAGGTTGCGGTGCATGAGGTCGGCGCTGCCGAGGAGCACCTCGGGGTCGCCGCCGCGGGCGAAGGCGAACACGCGGGAGTGCTCGAGGAACCGGCCGAGGATCGAGCGCACCCGGATGCTCTCGCTCAGGCCCGGGACGCCCGCCTCGAGGGCGGTCGTGCCGCGCACGAGGAGGTCGACGGGAACCCCGGCCCGGGAGGCCCGGTAGAGCGCGTCGATCGTCTCCTCGTCCACGATCGAGTTCACCTTGAACTTGATCCACGCCTCCTGACCGTCGCGGTGGTGCGCGACCTCCCGCTCGATCCGCTCGATGAGCCCGGAGCGCACGGAGCGCGGGGCCACGAGCAGCCGGTGGAACTTCGCCTTGGGCGCGTAACCGGAGAGCTGGTTGAACAGCCGGGTCAGGTCCTGGCCGACGTCCGGATCGCACGTGAGCAGGCCGTAGTCCTCGTACAGTCGGGCCGTCTTCGGGTTGTAGTTGCCGGTGCCGATGTGGCAGTAGCGGCGCAGCCCGTCGGCCTCCTGGCGCACCACGAGGGTGAGCTTGCAGTGGGTCTTGAGGCCGACGATCCCGTAGACGACGTGCACCCCGGCCTGTTCAAGCTTGCGGGCCCAGGAGATGTTCGCCTGTTCGTCGAATCGGGCCTTGATCTCCACGACCGCGAGCACCTGCTTGCCGGCCTCGGCGGCGTCGATCAGGGCGTCGACGATCGGCGAGTCGCCCGAGGTGCGGTACAGGGTCTGCTTGATGGCCAGCACCTGCGGATCGGCCGCGGCCTGGGAGAGAAACTGCTGCACGCTCGTGGCGAAGGAGTCGTACGGGTGGTGGAGCAGGATCTCCCCGTCCCGGATGGCCTCGAACACGTCGGTGGGGTTCGCGCTCTCGACCTGGGAGAGGCCGCGGGCGGTGCCGGCCACGAACGGCCGGAACGACAGCTCGGCCCGGTCGAGGTCGGCGATGAGATTGAGGCCGGTCAGGTCGAGCGGGGCGGGCAGCTCGTACACGTCCGATTCCACGATGCCGAGCTCGGAGACGAGCATGTCGCGCACCTTCGGGGTGAACCCGCGGGCCAGCTCGAGGCGGACCGGCGGGCCGAAGCGGCGCCGCAGCAGCTCCCGTTCGAGGGCCTTGAGCAGATTCTCGGCGTCGTCCTCCTCCACCTCGAGGTCCTCGTTGCGGGTGACCCGGAAGACGTGGTGTTCCACGACGTCCATGCCGGGGAACAGGTAGTCGAGGAAGTGGGCGATCACGTCCTCGATCGGCACGAAGGAGCTCTCCTCCCCCTCGATGTCGGCCGGGTCGTGGGGGCGGCCGCGGGCGTCGACCGCGATGAACCGGGGCAGCAGCGGCGGCACCTTGACGCGGGCGAAGTGCTCCCGCCCCGTGCCGGGATTGCGCACGACGACGGCGAGGTTGAGCGACAGCCCGGAGATGTACGGGAACGGATGGGCCGGGTCGACCGCGAGCGGGGTGAGCACGGGGAAGATCATCTTGCGGAAGTACTTGTGGAGCCGGTCCTGCTCGGACCCCGCGAGGTCGTCGAAGCGCACGAGGGTGATCCCCTCGGCGGCGAGCGCCGGCGCCACGTCCGCCGCGAACACCCGGGCGTGCCGGTCGGTGAGCTGGTGGGCGGTCTCGCCGATCGCCTCGAGCACCTGCCGGGGCTGCAGGCCCGAGGCCGCGGTCACGGCCATGCCGGTGGCGATCCGGCGCTTGAGGCCGGCCACGCGCACCATGAAGAACTCGTCGAGGTTCGAGGCGAAGATCGACAGGTAGCGCACCCGCTCGAGCAGCGGGAGGCCTGAGTCCTCGGCCAGTTCGAGCACTCGTTCGTTGAAGGCCAGCCAGCTCAGTTCCCGGTCGCCGAAGCGGCCCTCGGGCAGGTCCGTCTCGGCGCGCACGTCATCGGTCGCGATCTCGGTCATGGCCCAATGCTCGCACCACATCCTGGGGACGTGCACGGGATCGGCCGAATGTGAATGCCGGGTCGGCGCGAGGGCCGGGTCAGCGCGAGTACTGCACGTGGCGCTGGGCGGTGACGAAGCCGTGGCGGGCGTAGGTCGCGACCGCCGGGTGGTTCTCGCGCTCGACGTACAGGTCCATGCGCGCATACCCGCGCCGGCGGGCCTCGGCCATGGCGACGCGCGTGAGCAGGGTGCCCAGGCGCCGTCCCTGCGCCTCGGGGTGCACCCCGAGCACGTAGATCTCGGCCGTTCCCCCGACGTTCTGCCCACTCCGTTCATCGGGCTCGGCGGGCCCGCTCGGCACAGCGGGCTTGACCCACATCGCCCCGAGGAGGGCGGAGGTATCGTGCGCGCGCGCGAGCCAGAACAGGCTCGGGTCGAACCACGGCTGGGCCATGCGGGCGTGCAGGTCGGCGGCCGTGAGGCGCCCCTGCTCGGGATGGTCGGCGAAGGCGGCCGCGTTGAGGGCGAGCCAGTCCGCCTCGTCGCGGGTGCCCGGCGCGAACGTCGCCAGCTCGATCCCCGCCGGGACCTCGGGCGCTGTGGGCGCTGTCAACACTGTGGGCACCGTGGGCGCCTCGGACACTGTGGGCACCGTGGGCGTGAGCTCGGCGGTGAGGTAGAGCAGCTCCCGGGTGACGCGCAGGCCGCGCCGGGCGGCGAGCGCGGCGGCGCCCGGGAAGTTCCCGTGGGCCCAGATCGCGAGCTCGGGCGGACCGGCCTCGAGCACGGCCGCGAGCAGGTGGGCACCGCAGCCGGCGCGGCGGTAGTCCGGATGGATCGCGAGTTCGGCCGAGCCCCGGTCGATCTGGGCATAACCCACCGGTCCGGTGGATCCGGTGGGGCCGGCCAGCTGGAGGTGGGTCACCGCGCCCGAGTCGAGGTTGAGGAGGGTCTGCTCGTCGTAGGGGTCGATGCCGTCGGCCTGCCTCGCGGCGGCGGCGAGGGCGCGGACGGCGCCCGCGTCGGGCACGCCGGTGTGCAGCGTCGGCGGTGTCGGCGGTGTCGGCGGCCTCGGGTCCATCAATCGAGCTTCTCCGCCCGCCACAGGCCGGCGGCCACCGTGAGTTCCTCCGCGACGGCCTGCAGCGTGGCGCCCTGGCGCGTGAGGCGGGAGGCCTCGGCGTCGTCGGTCAGGGTGTCGGCGTCGAGCGCGCAGCCGGCCGCGAGCACCCGGCAGAAGGCGCCCGCCCGTTCGAGCGCGACCGCGAAGTCGCCCCGGTACACGCCCGTGAGGACGGCGTCCGCCAGGTCGCGTACCTCGCTCGGCCCGGGCAGCGGTGCGACTCCCGCCACCACCTCGTCGACCTGGGCGGCGCGGGAGCCGAGGCGGAAGTGCTCGGCGACCCGGTGGGCGTCGTTCCTCGTCCACTCCCGCAGCTGATAGAGCCGCCACAGGGCACCGGGCAGGGTCGTGGCCGGGGCGTTCGACCAGAGCATCGCCAGGTCGTCGATTCCCTCGTTGTCCACGAGCTCCACGAGCCGGGCCACGAGGTCGTCGTCGTGGGCCGCGGCGCGCCCGCGCACCACGAGGGCGACGGCGGTGGCGTGGGCCGCCTCCGATCGGCTGGCGGGGTCGACGTCGCCGACGATCTCCTCGGCGCGCTGGGCGGAGAGCATCGCGGGGCGTCGGAACCGTGCGGTCACGGGCATCCTTTCGAGCTCGGGTGGGAAAGACCCCGCCCACGATAGTTCTCCGGTCGGGGATGCGCCAACGATCCGTCAGCGCGGGAGACGCGGCCGAATCCGCGCCGCGAACCGCGGCGCACCGGCATTGGCGACCCTCTGAGCCGGCTCACGGGGAGTCGGCGGAGGGTCCTTCTTCCCGCCCCATCCGCGGCCCTATCCGCCGGCGACCAGGGCCGAATCGTTGGTCCGCCGACACATTTCAACCCGACGACCCTGCTCGACGCGGGAATCAAGGCCACCGCCCTGCTCGATCCGTCATCCGAAGTCGAGGCCCTCGCCGCGATAGGTGGCCACGGTGGCGAGCAGGTCGGCGCCGTCCACCAGATGCACCCGGTCGAAGCGCTCCATGGCCTCCCCCGCCTTGGCGTGCCGGAACCACACCCGGTCCCCGATCGCGGGCTCACGGCCGACCCCGAATCGCAGCGGGGTCTGCACCTCACCGGCACCCTCGGAACCGGTGAGCCGGCCCGCGAGCGGGGCCGGCCAGCGGTCGCTGCCCACGGCACCGGAGGCGATGTAGCCACCGGCGAACGCCGTCGCATATCCGGGCGCCGGACGGCGCACCACGTCGAGGCCGAAGAACGCGGCCGGGCGCGGGGTGAACGCCGCATAGTGATCGAAAAGGGTGGGCACGAACAGCCCGGAGCCCGCGGTCACCTCGGTGATCACCGGATCGGCGGTCGTCTGCGCCACCGACCCCGAGCCGCCGCCGTTGACGAGCAGACCCGGCCCGGTCACCTCCTCGACCGCGCGGACCACGCTCGCGCGCCGGGTGGCCAGCTCGGCGAGGGAGAGCCGCTTGAGCCCGCGCACGATCGGCCCCCGCCAGCCCGCCTCGCCCACCCCGGCGACCTGCGCCTCGTAGAACATGAGGCCGCGCACCGCGATCCCGGGCCGCCCGTGGGCGTCCGCGGCGAGCCGGCGCGCCTGCTCGGGCGTGCGCAGCGGGGAGCGCCGGGCGCCGATGTGCACGCGTCCGATCCGCAGCGAGGCGTCGATGTCGAGGCACACCCGCACCGGCTGCGCGGCCAGGTCCTGCCCGGCCGCGCCCGCGGCGGCGCGAGCGATGAGGTCGAGGTGAGCTGCGTCGTCGATCATCAACGTGATCGCCCGGCGCAACCCGGGATCGGCGGCGAGCTCGGCGAGCGCGGCCGGGTCCACGGCCGGGTAGCCGAGCAGCACGTCGGTGGTCAGGCCGGCGCGCACGAGCCAGATCGCCTCCCGCAGCGAGTAGGCCATGACGCCGATGGTCCCGGGGCGCTCGAGCATGCGGCGCAGCAGTTCGGGCACGCGCACGGACTTCGAGGCCACGCGGATGGGCACGCCGCCGGCACGGCGCGATAGATCCTCGGCGTTGCGGTCGAACGTGGGCAGGTCCACCACGGCGAGCGGCGCCGGCAGGTCGCGGGTGACCCGAGCCCACGGCGCGGGGGTGGGAGCGGGCGGCATGGGCTCATTGTCGCCCACGCCGCGCATCGTCGCGCTGGAATTCCTCCCCTGCCGATGCGGGATTCCGGCAGACTGGACGCCACCATGACCACGACGGACACGCGCTGGCGCAATTGGGCCTCGACGGCCGCGGCACATCCGCGGGCGGTGGCCCGCCCCCGCACCGACGAGGACCTCGCCCGCCTCGTGGGCGAGGCCGCGGCCGGGGGCCGGCGGATGCGCGCCGTCGGCTCCGGCCACTCGTTCACCGACTGTGCGGTGACCACGGGCACGTCGGTCGACCTGAGCGCCCTCGACCGGATCGAATGGGTGGGACCGCCGTCCCCCGACGGGTCGAGGCCCGTGCGGATCGGCGCTGGGATCACGCTGCGGCGGCTCTGTGTCGAGCTCGCCGAGCGGGGCCTCGCGCTGGCGAACATGGGCGATATCGACGCCCAGACCCTCGCGGGGGCGGTGAGCACGGGCACCCACGGCACGGGCGAGCGCTTCACCGGGTTCGCGGGGATGGTCGAGCACGTGCGGATCGTCACCGCCGACGGGGCGATCCGCGACACGACGCCCGACTCCGAGCCCGACCTGTTCGAGGCCGCGCGCCTCGGGGTGGGCTCGCTCGGCGTGATCACGGCGCTCACGCTGCGGGCCGTGCCCGCCTTCGTGCTCCACGCGCACGAGGCCCCGCGGCCCCTGGCGGCCGTGCTCGAGGGTCTCGCGGATCCCGACGGGCCCGTGCGCTCGAACGATCACTTCGAGTTCTACTGGTTCCCGCACACCGACCTCGCCCTGACCAAGGCGAACAACCTGGCCGCGGCCGACGATCTGCCGCTGCCCACGACGCGCCGACTCCTCGACGACGAGCTCCTCTCGAACGGCCTGTTCGCGGCGACGAACGAGCTGTGCACCCTCGCCCCCGGGCTCACACCGTGGGTCAACCGGATCGCCGCGCGGGCCCTGGGCGAGCGCACCTACACCGCCCCGAGCCACGCGGTGTTCGTGACCCCGCGGCGGGTGCGCTTCCGGGAGATGGAGTACGCGATCGGGGCCGCCGATCTCGCGCCGGCGCTCGCCCGGGTGCGCGCGTGGCTGGATCGACGGCGCGCGGCCGTGCCGTTCCCGATCGAGGTGCGCTTCGCCGCCGCCGACGACGTGTGGCTGTCCACGGCTTTTGGACGGCGCACGGCGTACGTCGCCGTCCACCAGAACCTCGGCCTGGAGTTCCGCGAGTATTTCCGGGCGGTCGAGGCGATCATGGCCGACTTCGGCGGGCGCCCGCACTGGGGCAAGATCCATTGGCTCCGCCGCGCCGACCTCGCGGAGCTGTACCCGCGGTTCGGGGACTTCCTCGCCGTGCGCGACCGGGTGGATCCGCACGGCGTCTTCGCCAACCGGTACACCGGCCGGGTGTTCGACACGGCGTGAGGACGACGCTCGCGGCCCGGGTGCGCGCGTTCGCCCGCGAGCCGCGAGCGACTACACTTCTCGGGTGGCCGCACCGGCGGATTCCGGGGTGGGCCGCGGGCCTCTAGCTCAATGGGTAGAGCAACGGACTTTTAATCCGTGGGTTGCGGGTTCGAGCCCCGCGGGGCCTACCGCATTCGGCCGGGGCTATTCGGCCTCGGCGGGCCTTCGCCGTTCGAGCGGGGCCGGGCGATCGGCGGCCTCAGCACGGTGTGCTGAACTGCTCCACGCCCAGCTGGTCGAGGGACTCGGCGATCACCGGGACCGTGCCGTCGTGGCCGTCGAAGAGCCACGAGTCCTTGATCCCCCAGTGGATGACCTCGTCCTCGGGGAAGGATTCGCAGTGCAGCGCGATCACGACCTCGTCGAGGTAGTCCTGCATGGCCCCCGCCTCGAGGAAGTTCCCCGCGCCGAGGAAGAACTCCTCGTCCATCGAGCAGAAGAAGGCGTCCGACAGCAGCTCCGCGTCGAAGGACTGGTCCTCGCACTCCCACCCGAGGTCCGCCAGCCCGGCCCGGAGCGGGCCCTCGCCCGACTCGGGCGGCTCGGTCTGCCCGGCCGCATCCCCTGCCGCTGCCGTGTCCACCGTGTCAGCGGTCGGTTCCTCGGGCGCGTCGGCCCCCGAGCATCCTCCCAGCACGACCATCGCGCATACGAACCCCGCGACGCGCCCTCGCCCCATCGTGACCTCCCGTGTCATCGGCATTCGCCCCCGCACCCCGCTCGCGCGGTTGCGGGCAGCCCGATCCGGTGATCGGGGCGGCGCTGTAGGTGCGCCGACGGTGCCGTGGCATCGAACGGTACCGGCCGGCGCTCACAATCGGCTCACAGGGCGCATGCCCCGGCGCCGGGAACGGTCCGATGTTCGCTGGACGGGTCCGCTCGCCGCGTGACGGGCAGCTCGTGCTCAGGGTCGAGAGCGAACTCGCCCGGGCCCGGGCTCATTGCCACGGCACCGGGCCGCGACGAAGATGTTCGGATGAGCACTCGCGGCGGGGATCGTGGGATCGAACTGCGCCAGCTGCGCTATTTCGTGACGCTGGCCGAGGAACTCCACTTCGCCCGCGCCGCCGCGCGCGAGCACATCGTGCAGTCCGCCCTGAGCCAGCAGATCCAGCGGCTGGAGCGCCTGCTCGGGGTCGTGCTGGTCGAGCGCACGACCCATCACGTGCGGCTCACGCCGTCCGGCGCGGTGTTCCTGAGCCAGGCGCGGAGCGTTCTTCGCGCGGTCGACCGCGCCGTCGCCGCGACGAGGTCCGCGAGCGCGGACGCCGAGGTCGTGCGGGTGGCGATCGGGGATGCGAGCCTCGATTCGATGCCGCAGATCCTGCGTCACGCGCAGTACAACCGGCCCGGTCTCGTGGTCCACCGGACCGAGGCGACGGTGCCGGCGCAGTACCGGATGCTCGCGGAGGGATCCATCGACGTGGGGGTCGGCAACGCCGCCGACGCGCCCCGCGGAATCGCCTCCGAGGTGTTCCGGCTCGACCCGATGGGCGTGCTGGTGGCGCAGACCCATCCACTCGCCCGGGCCGCGGCCGTGAGCGTCGCCGACCTGGACGGCCTCGAGCTCGTGCTCGCCGAGGACGCCGAGGCGCCCGAGTTCAACGAGTTCGTCACCTCGATGTGCGCCGCCGCCGGGCTTCGGCCCGTCCGCTTTCCCGGCACCGCCCAGAGCATCCGCGCGGCGGCCTACCT
The window above is part of the Pseudactinotalea sp. HY158 genome. Proteins encoded here:
- a CDS encoding D-arabinono-1,4-lactone oxidase — protein: MTTTDTRWRNWASTAAAHPRAVARPRTDEDLARLVGEAAAGGRRMRAVGSGHSFTDCAVTTGTSVDLSALDRIEWVGPPSPDGSRPVRIGAGITLRRLCVELAERGLALANMGDIDAQTLAGAVSTGTHGTGERFTGFAGMVEHVRIVTADGAIRDTTPDSEPDLFEAARLGVGSLGVITALTLRAVPAFVLHAHEAPRPLAAVLEGLADPDGPVRSNDHFEFYWFPHTDLALTKANNLAAADDLPLPTTRRLLDDELLSNGLFAATNELCTLAPGLTPWVNRIAARALGERTYTAPSHAVFVTPRRVRFREMEYAIGAADLAPALARVRAWLDRRRAAVPFPIEVRFAAADDVWLSTAFGRRTAYVAVHQNLGLEFREYFRAVEAIMADFGGRPHWGKIHWLRRADLAELYPRFGDFLAVRDRVDPHGVFANRYTGRVFDTA
- a CDS encoding LysR substrate-binding domain-containing protein; this encodes MSTRGGDRGIELRQLRYFVTLAEELHFARAAAREHIVQSALSQQIQRLERLLGVVLVERTTHHVRLTPSGAVFLSQARSVLRAVDRAVAATRSASADAEVVRVAIGDASLDSMPQILRHAQYNRPGLVVHRTEATVPAQYRMLAEGSIDVGVGNAADAPRGIASEVFRLDPMGVLVAQTHPLARAAAVSVADLDGLELVLAEDAEAPEFNEFVTSMCAAAGLRPVRFPGTAQSIRAAAYLVGERECGAIVPASCDLLMPGLRWRPLEPPSLFPWSLLWRADDATPAVRAIRRAAAALSAKLDWLGDDAGGPGIAHQSHR